The following coding sequences are from one Triticum dicoccoides isolate Atlit2015 ecotype Zavitan chromosome 4A, WEW_v2.0, whole genome shotgun sequence window:
- the LOC119284472 gene encoding E3 ubiquitin-protein ligase RING1-like: MSSSAPQQRYFCHQCDRAVAIAAPASRDDEFFPLASFLDLRNPSDLAGVLGPPSPSAPRASANPTNNQFDVTDFLHGHLGGLLSGGATIQIVLEGSSFPGGFASFGAGGPVPVPGGVSLGDYFMGSGLEQLIQQLAENDPSRYGTPPAAKAAVAALPDVAVSADMMAADGGAQCAVCMDDFLLGAAAKQLPCNHVFHKDCILPWLDLHSSCPVCRHEMPTDDPDYENHQRQAAAATPAAAVAAPASPGGGGPSPRVMERRFRISLPWPLRAAFAAQQAESSDQDGAGSGDYNNDPDASGRSYDDLD; the protein is encoded by the exons atgtcgtcgTCGGCGCCGCAGCAGCGCTACTTCTGCCACCAGTGCGACCGGGCCGTCGCCATCGCCGCGCCGGCCTCCCGCGACGACGAG TTCTTCCCCCTCGCCAGCTTCCTCGACCTCCGCAACCCCAGCGACCTCGCCGGGGTCCTCGGCCCGCCATCCCCCTCCGCGCCCCGCGCCTCCGCCAACCCCACCAACAACCAGTTCGacgtcaccgacttcctccacggccACCTCGGCGGCCTCCTCTCGGGCGGCGCCACCATCCAGATCGTCCTCGAGGGCTCCTCCTTCCCCGGCGGCTTCGCCTCCTTCGGCGCCGGcggccccgtccccgtccccggcGGGGTCAGCCTCGGCGACTACTTCATGGGATCCGGCCTCGAGCAGCTCATCCAGCAGCTCGCCGAGAACGACCCCAGCCGCTACGGCACCCCGCCCGCCGCcaaggccgccgtcgccgccctgccCGATGTCGCCGTCTCTGCCGACATGATGGCCGCCGACGGGGGCGCCCAGTGCGCCGTCTGTATGGACGACTTCCTGCTCGGCGCCGCCGCCAAGCAGCTCCCCTGCAACCACGTCTTCCACAAGGACTGCATCCTGCCATGGCTCGATCTCCACAGCTCCTGCCCTGTCTGCCGCCATGAGATGCCCACCGATGACCCTGACTATGAGAACCACCAGCGCCAGGCTGCTGCCGCTACCCCTGCTGCTGCTGTGGCGGCGCCTGCGTCCCCTGGTGGTGGCGGCCCTTCGCCTAGGGTCATGGAGAGGAGGTTCAGGATCTCCCTGCCCTGGCCTCTCAGGGCCGCTTTTGCCGCGCAGCAGGCAGAGAGCAGCGACCAGGATGGTGCTGGCTCTGGTGACTACAACAACGATCCAGATGCGAGCGGTCGCTCATATGATGATCTCGACTGA